A stretch of DNA from Spirosoma endbachense:
CGTCGAAGAAATGACGACGGTCTTCGCTATGCTCTCGCACGAGGTCTGTATCATTGGGAGCAACCAGCACGACCGGAAAACGACCGATGTGCTCACTGATGCGTTCATACGGCTTTTTGTCGGCCATCAATACCTTCCGCTGCCCCCGCTGTAAACTAATGGTAATTTGTACAGTACGTTCGAGTTCTTCAAAAATACCATCAATAATAAAATAGTCGGCATCATGCAGAATACTCAACGCATCCTGACTCTGAAACGCACTTTTGCTTAATGCCAGAAAATAAACGGCATCTAATAAGTTCGTTTTACCACTACCATTTGGCCCGACAATCACATTCACCTGTCGTCCAAACGCATACCGGCCATCTTCATAGTTCTTAAAATTGGTCAGGCTCAGCTTTTCCAGGTGCATAGGTGTATTGCATAACGCTATAATGCGTAATTTCGCAGCAGTTAATCGCTCATTCAGTTAAGTGTACTACATGAGCAATTGATATTGGCAACAAAGATACAGGCGGTTTGTTAGGTAAACAGAGTCTCATCAAGTTGCTAAAAGCGATTGCTGATTTATATTGAACTCATTCCTCATGGCAAGCGTCAAAGAGAAATCCGAGCGGGGAACAACCGCAAAACAGAACGGCAAAGCTCCAGCAGCTGCAAAAACACAGCACCCCAAAGAGCGCTATATGTACTGGTATGAATCTATGCAGTTACAGCGCAAATTCGAAGAGAAAGCCGGACAGCTCTACGGACAACAGAAAATTCGGGGTTTCTGCCATCTTTACATTGGTCAGGAAGCCTGCTCATCTGGGTCTTATTCGGCCCTCACTAAAGATGACAAATGGATTACAGCCTATCGTGACCATGGTATCCCACTGGCCTTAGGCTCTGATCCAAAAGCCATCATGGCAGAGTTGTTTGCAAAACAAACCGGCTCCTCAAAAGGTAAAGGGGGCTCCATGCACATCTTCGACAAGTCGGTTAACTTCGTTGGCGGTCATGGTATCGTTGGTGCGCAGATTCCGATGGGAGCTGGAATTGCCTTCTCCGAGAAATATAATAAGACTGGCAATCTCTGCATCTGTTTCATGGGCGATGGTGCTGTGCGGCAAGGCGCCTTGCACGAAGCGTTCAATATGGCGATGCTCTGGAAACTGCCGGTTATTTTCGTTGTCGAGAACAATGGTTATGCAATGGGAACATCCGTTGCCCGCACCTCGAACGTAACTGATTTATATACCCTCGCAGAAGCGTATGATATGCCGTCCGAGCCAGTCGATGCGATGAGCGTTGAAGCGGTTCACGAATCGGTTAGCCGCGCAGCTGAACGCGCTCGTGCTGGTGAAGGTCCTACTTTCTTAGAGTTTCGCACGTATCGGTATCGTGGTCATTCGATGTCCGACCCACAGAAATACCGGACAAAAGATGAGCTTGAACAATACAAGCAACGTGACCCTATCGAGCATATAAAGGGTCAAATTCTAGAGTTTGGTCACGCAACAGAAGAAGAGCTTGCTGCTATTGATCAGAAGATCAAAGGTATCGTTGAGGAGTCAGTTAAATTTGCTGAAGAGTCACCTTATCCTTCTCCTGAAGAAGCATTTAAAGATGTGTATATGCAGCAGGATTATCCATTCCTGATGGAATAATGATCGCAATGTATACCCTTACCTTTTCTCAAAACCCGGGACTTATCGTCTCGGGTTTTTTTGTTGAACTCTTTGCTATATTTAATTGTATATACATTAAATGTAGCAACATTAAAATTCAAACTAGAAATTAATTAACCAGTTAACCACGTTCAAATTCATGGAAACGCTCATAAACGGACTTCACCACGTTACAACGCTGGCAGGCGATACACAGAAAAATGTTGATTATTACACAGACATTCTGGGTCTTCGGTTAGTAAAGAAGACGGTCAATTTTGATGCTCCGGATGTCTATCATTTATATTATGGTAACGAGACAGGTTCGCCAGGAACGATACTGACTTTCTTCCCGTATGGCAATTTACCACGCGGTCGGAAGGGAGTTGGCCAGTTGACCTACACAGCCTTTTCGGCACCAATCGCATCACTTCGTTTCTGGATGGACCGGTTGCATGAACGTAACATTCCTTATGCTGGTCCGTACAAACGTTTTTCGGAAACCTATCTGCGCTTCGAAGATTTTGATGGCATGGGTATTGAACTAGTCTTTAATGACGATGATCAGCGCCCCGGTTGGGACAACGGCCGAATTCCGGCTGAGTTTGCTGTGCGTGGTTTTCATACCGTTACCCTCAACGAATCAAATCCGGATCGAACCATAAAACTGCTGACCGAAAATCTACAGCATACACTGGTAGGAGAGGAGGAAGGCCGTTTCCGGTTTAAAGCCGCTAATGGCGGTTCGGGAAACTACGTAGACGTCCTGCATTCACCTACTGATGTGCGGTCGTTACAGGGCGCAGGTTCGGTACACCATGTCGCTTTCTCGACCGATACCGATGAAACGCAACTGATCCTTCAGGAGCAATTGCTAACTGCTGGCTATCATGTCACACCTGTGCAGGATCGTAACTATTTTAACAGCATTTATTTCCGTGAGCCAGGTGGTATTCTTTTCGAAGTAGCCACGAACCCTCCTGGATTTGCCGTCGATGAGCCTGTTTCTGAACTGGGAACAAACCTTAAATTACCCGCTCAATACGAACCTCGTCGGGCAGCGCTGGAAGCTGAATTACCGAAGATTATCATAAAATAAATTGATGAACAGGGAGCCCAAAAGACGCACAGGGTTTATAAAGTAATTTCTCTGTGTCCTTTTGGCTCCCCGTTTAAAATATACCTTTGCATTTATACGGTTATGATTCACAACCCGAATAACATCCGAACTGCCGGTAAGCCGCTCGAAGAAGCATCGAAAGTGATGATCATGGTTCATGGACGGGGCGGGTCAGCGAGTGATATTCTATCGTTATCTCAATACATTACTGATAAGGATTTCGCGTTTATCGCGCCCGAAGCACAGGGTAATACCTGGTATCCCTATTCATTTTTACGACCAATCCAGGAAAACGAACCCTATCTGTCATCGGGTCTCGAAGTGTTGGCAAACCTGCGCGGTCGGTTACAAGCTGACTTTAATTTTAAGCTACCCCAGATTTACTGGCTCGGTTTTTCGCAGGGTGCCTGTCTGATGCTGGAGTTCGTAGCTCGTAACGCTACCGAGTATGGTGGCGTATTTGGGCTCAGTGGCGGACTGATCGGACCTGATGAAACGCCACGCCAGTATGAGGGATCTTTCGGGAATACACCGATTTTTTTAGGCTGTAGTGATCGGGATGCTCACATACCAAAAGAGCGTGTTCTGGAATCAGAGCGCGTATTTCAACAGATGGGAGCTAGCGTTACGGCAAAATTGTATCCAAATTTTCCGCACACAATTAACGAAGATGAGCTAAACATTGTTAATTTGCTGATAGCCGACAGTTAATCGTCCGGCCAACATTTAACAAATTTGCCTATGAGCCAGTATATGGTTGAATTTGACCTTCCGGCTGTTATGGATGATGGGTTCACAAACCGGATTCCTGCCCAACGGCTCAAAGTGGAGGAATTAATGGAAAAAGGCTTCCTGCTCTCATACTCACTTTCTGTAGATCGCCAGAAATTATGGTGCATCTTCAAAGCCGATTCGGAGCTGGAAGTTATGGAGTCAATCTCGGAGTTTCCGCTAATAAAATATATGACACCGATGATCACCGAATTGATGTTTCACAATATGGTGGCCGCCCGAATTCCATTGTTCTCATTGAACTAAATGAATTGAAAACCCTTCTTCACGAAGGGTTTTTTCTTGTCCTGTAAATTGTACTTTTGCAGGCATCATTTACCCAAATATGCATAAGTAACCGGGTTTTAACTGGTTACATAATTTTATAACTGTTTGATTATCAGTTCCACGTGGAAACATTTTTTTATGCACAGTTGAACTGCCAATTTATAAGAAACACATGACTCCCAACATACTTATCTGTCAGTCAGAGCGAGAGCTTGAAGTCCTTTTCTCAACTGATTTTATAGCTCATATCGATGGCAAAAAGGCGCAAACACTTCGTCAATTTTACGAGGAAATTGCCGACCTGCTGGAGATCCCTGACTTCGGTTTTAACCTGGATGCCCTCAACGACTCCCTCAACGATTTGCAGTGGCTGGAAGATGAACGGATCGTTATTTACGTAACCAGCAGTAACGAGTTTATCAGTAAGGAACGCGACCCAGCGAAATTAGGGAGTGTGTTAAGTATTCTGGATGCTACGGCCGAAGACTGGAAATGGGTCGATGACGACGATGAAACAACCGAGAAAAAAGAAATAATTATTGTCTTTGAAGATAGTAGTCGAATCCGGAAGCTGCTGGAACAGGAAAATATCGACTATAAGCTGATGTCGGAGTTGAAATAAGATCTAAACGCAACAAATTTTGAGTACCTGCTGTTACACTAGTATGCCGCCGGAATACCCTTCCAGCGGCTTTTCGTGTTTGCTCATTCCAACCTGAACGTCGCTTGAAACCAGAAGAATTGCTCGGCCTGTATGCCGACGATAGTTATATAAAACTGCTAGCCGAACCCTTCAGTCATAAGCCAACAAGCGAGCCGCAACGCTTGCAGATCAAAGGTCTGGCAGGGAGTCTGGATGCCGTATTAGCCTCATCCATCTATAAATCGGTTGGTG
This window harbors:
- a CDS encoding alpha/beta hydrolase encodes the protein MIHNPNNIRTAGKPLEEASKVMIMVHGRGGSASDILSLSQYITDKDFAFIAPEAQGNTWYPYSFLRPIQENEPYLSSGLEVLANLRGRLQADFNFKLPQIYWLGFSQGACLMLEFVARNATEYGGVFGLSGGLIGPDETPRQYEGSFGNTPIFLGCSDRDAHIPKERVLESERVFQQMGASVTAKLYPNFPHTINEDELNIVNLLIADS
- a CDS encoding muconolactone Delta-isomerase family protein, with amino-acid sequence MSQYMVEFDLPAVMDDGFTNRIPAQRLKVEELMEKGFLLSYSLSVDRQKLWCIFKADSELEVMESISEFPLIKYMTPMITELMFHNMVAARIPLFSLN
- a CDS encoding ring-cleaving dioxygenase, which produces METLINGLHHVTTLAGDTQKNVDYYTDILGLRLVKKTVNFDAPDVYHLYYGNETGSPGTILTFFPYGNLPRGRKGVGQLTYTAFSAPIASLRFWMDRLHERNIPYAGPYKRFSETYLRFEDFDGMGIELVFNDDDQRPGWDNGRIPAEFAVRGFHTVTLNESNPDRTIKLLTENLQHTLVGEEEGRFRFKAANGGSGNYVDVLHSPTDVRSLQGAGSVHHVAFSTDTDETQLILQEQLLTAGYHVTPVQDRNYFNSIYFREPGGILFEVATNPPGFAVDEPVSELGTNLKLPAQYEPRRAALEAELPKIIIK
- a CDS encoding barstar family protein, with the protein product MTPNILICQSERELEVLFSTDFIAHIDGKKAQTLRQFYEEIADLLEIPDFGFNLDALNDSLNDLQWLEDERIVIYVTSSNEFISKERDPAKLGSVLSILDATAEDWKWVDDDDETTEKKEIIIVFEDSSRIRKLLEQENIDYKLMSELK
- the pdhA gene encoding pyruvate dehydrogenase (acetyl-transferring) E1 component subunit alpha; the protein is MASVKEKSERGTTAKQNGKAPAAAKTQHPKERYMYWYESMQLQRKFEEKAGQLYGQQKIRGFCHLYIGQEACSSGSYSALTKDDKWITAYRDHGIPLALGSDPKAIMAELFAKQTGSSKGKGGSMHIFDKSVNFVGGHGIVGAQIPMGAGIAFSEKYNKTGNLCICFMGDGAVRQGALHEAFNMAMLWKLPVIFVVENNGYAMGTSVARTSNVTDLYTLAEAYDMPSEPVDAMSVEAVHESVSRAAERARAGEGPTFLEFRTYRYRGHSMSDPQKYRTKDELEQYKQRDPIEHIKGQILEFGHATEEELAAIDQKIKGIVEESVKFAEESPYPSPEEAFKDVYMQQDYPFLME